The Camelus ferus isolate YT-003-E chromosome 13, BCGSAC_Cfer_1.0, whole genome shotgun sequence genome segment AATGGAAACCAGACTGGGAGGCAGAAATCCTTAATCTATTTACTCTCTTATTCCATGACTGTCTTATCCTTGGGTCCATGAGGTACTATCTCTAGACAGACTAGGTGATCTCTGAGGACTCCTTCAGCTTTAATAtcctgtgcttttaaaaaatgaaagtaataaatgcttgtttaaaaaaaatgaaaaaggacaaaGACCCCAGCGCCTCTGTTTTTAGTTCATTCCTGAGGTAGCACTTGCTCCCTGCTTGTGTACTTCCCATGTTTTCTGCGTAAATATGTACAAGTATATATATTAAGTGTATATTACTTAATACACTAATTTATACAtgcttatataatatatatggtgtgcatgtatatatgtgtataaacatacatatatatatgttattcaCCCTGGAACCTAGAATATATACTGCATTATGACTTAATCCCTTTTCACttgttttgagcattttttcttattagtaaagatgtaatttattttttaaagcaaatatacacatacaatgttgagggtttttttttccccccaggaaaagaagaaaaagaaacatagagacagaaagtcatCTGACTCTGACAGCTCAGACTCTGAGAGTGATACAGGCAAGAAAGCAAGACATACATCAAAAGACAGCAAGGcagcaaagaagaagaaaaagaagaagaaacacaaGAAGAAGCACAAGGAGTGAGAGTGGAAAGAATAGAGGGGGTGGTTGAGAGAAGAAGGAACCAGCAGCCTTGTGCCTTGAAACCCTGGTTCCTCGAAAGACTCCATAGTGAGAATATGGCCTCCCACCCCATGACTTCTCTCCCATGGTAGACAGCTTCCCCTCATGCCGCAGGCAGGTTTGGGAGTTAGATATCAAAGGCATCTGTCTGAATGAGTTGTTCCCTTACCACTCCTGGTCCCTTTGCAAATGACCCCTGCAGCTCACCCATTCATTCACCCAACTTCCTTCATTCAGCAGCAGGTCCTATTACCTTCTCCAGCTGCCACTGCCAGAGCCGGATTCCTGTACCGGAGTCCAGGCTACAGCCACAGGCACTGCTGTGGAGGGGGGTCTGGCTGTAGTTGGAGAACAGTGATTGGCCCCTCCCTGTTCGTCTGCCCTGGGCTGATTGGTGGGTCTGCTGCATCCAacacaggggcagagggagaacaTGGTGAGAAGTGGTGCTCACTTTTTCCATTTCCCCTAACATGATTCTACTATGTTAGAAGTGACAGCCAGTGGTCACAGCCAGAAAACCATTGTTTGCAGTGACTGAGCTTGTGTGTGACATTCCTCCAGACCACTGAACCAGACAGCTCAAGCCAAGATCATTGCTTTGCTTTGTATTTACTACTGTGTGAGTCAACTGGTTCCATTTGAAGTTTCTGCTTAAATTCCTGGCACTATATGGAAGTGTGTTTGGTTTTAAACGTACTGAGAGTCTGTACTGGTATAATCTCTTTCTGTAACTTACGGACTTAAAAGTCACTGAGTCTGCATTAGTTGacagaaaaacatttaatatgtTACCTTAGACTTTGGAGAGAGGCCCAGCTAAGGTACAGAGCCAGAGTACTAGCAGGTCACAGCCTTCTAGGGGGATCACTTACAAGCCCTCGCTTCTGTAATGATCAGATGACCTCTCCCCCAGGGCTTGGAGAACCAGTAATAATTTGTATGAGTAATGGCCTGGCGCATAGGTGGAAGCTCAGCTTCTTGGCCAGTGGAAATTTTCTCCCACCACCACTGGCACAAGCCTGGATCCTGTGTCCTGAGCCTGCGTTCTGGAAAGAGTGATCACAGCATTCCGGAAGAGCAGCTGTCCAGACCTAAGGGCGTTCAGTGCAGGGTGGGCCTGGGGTGACGGTTCAGAAGCTCCACCACCGAGTGATTATTCCAGGCTAGACTAGCTCATTTGTCcacagggagggggcagtgaAAGTCATGGTGTAGGtacagctgttttattttttgtaggtGTAAGGTGATCAGCTGTCACTGTCCCTGAGACTGTCCATTTCAGTCTCTTGTCCAGTGCTTCTTCCTGAGTGGCAGTCATTTCTGCCCACTCTGACACACACGGAAACTGAGACTCCCAAAGTCATGTCACCAAAGGCAAAAAGGCAACTGGGTGGCCTTGGCTGTGCTTTATTGACCTCAGAGCACCCTTTGGATGCAGTTTAAAAAGCAAGCATACACAATGAGAACTGGAACTGGATCCAGGCTGGTGCCACCTGGCCCCAGAAGAATTTCCCCAATCAGTGCATTTGTACAAAATGCCAGAAGGAAAAATGAGGCAATCTGGTGCGGAGTCCAGGAGCAGCCAGTTGGCAGAGGAGCAGGTGGTGAAGGAGTGGGCAGGTCATGCCTCTTTCTCATAAGTGCGAGTGCTAACTACACTGCCATGGGTGAGCGTCTGGAAGAAAAGACAGTCAGGTtagggcaggggtgagggcacAGAAGGTATTGGGAGCACTCTCCGTTCCGAAGGGGTGAGCCCTCTGCCTTCATGCTAATCATCTTCATTTACTGACTCCCCACTACGTGCCATGTATCTTTTCCTAATGCTTACGCCAAGTCTTTAAGTTAGGTATTATAATTCCTCTTTTCAAGATTTGGGAAAATTTAGCTTTGAGGGAGGAAGTAACTTGGTCAAGATCCCAgagtgtttctttcctttgtaccATTCCTCTCCCTTCATCCTTAGTGCCTAAAAtcgtgcctggcacatagtaaacaaaaagataaataaaaatgtccaGAGACTCTTAGGGAAGGACAGTACTAGGCCACCAActctctccaccccttccctAACTTAGGGGAGGGCCAGGGCCAGAGGCCCAAACTCTCATCATCCAGCCCAGCATCACCCATGGTTTCACCATAGCCTGATTGCCCAGTATCTATTCCTGCCTGTCACATTCCCACCAGAGCTGGGTACCCCACTCTTAACTCCACAGGGTCTCCTGCCCCGTGTGAGTACAAGAAATGCAGTGAGCAGGTTACACTGACCCGAGAGGGTCTGCAGTGAAGGTGCTGAGGCAGAACCCCGAGGCTGCACAGAGTTAGGAGGCAGAGAACATGGGTGGCTGCTGTCTCTGCCTCTGGGCCTGGAGGTGTTCTGTCAAGACTGCATTCTTTGAGTGAGGTCCTCAAGTTTGCCTAAATAGACAGATCTCCCAGCCTGGTTGTCACCTCCAACCCAGGCCATAGTCAGCTACTTGTAATAAGGCAGGCACGGAAAGCACTGAGAGGAGGTGAGCctggaataaaatttaaaggactGTGCTGTCAGTCGGCCCCACCCATCACCAGCCTGTCCCCTGCCCAAAGGCTTAGGAAATGGGAGCCTCTCCTGCGGGCCTGGGATCAGATTTGgccctgctttcttcctcttgctGGAGTGAGGCAAGTTGCCAACACAGAGGATGAAACTAAGGCTGTGGACACCTACTGTAGTCCTGCCACACCAGTGATGCTTTGTGCTCTCCAGCCACTGTCTCCTTCAGATTTCCCTGCAGCCCCACAGGTTGGTGTTTTAATACCCACTTTACAGTTGGACTTGAAGAAAGTGACTTCTCCAGAGTTATGCAGCCTGTAAGCTGAAATTTGAACCTAGGCTTGTGTAAGTCCAAAGCCACTTCATAGAAAATTCCTACCTAATACCACCAGGCCCTGCCTCTAACCCTCCACCGCTCCAGCTTCCATGGTCCCAGGGGATGACCTTGGCTTTTCACAATAGGCTTGGCTGAAGAGGTCGTAGTAACCAATTGGGTAAGGCTCCAAAGTTGTCCATCTTACCAGGATGAGTTTCCCATCAACGAGTTCCCGCACAAGTGTTGACTCTTGTCCATTCCACTTCTGCAGGTGGACAAGTTTGCCTCCATCCAGCGTCACAGTGGACTGTGGAAAGAGGGTAGAGGCCTGAGCTGTGATCTAAGCTAGGACTGAGGGATAGGAAGGAGTCTGGTCCTTGGGGCCACAGAGGACTCAGCCTCTAGCCGGAAAGAACCACTGATGGTGTGAGGGCCAGCTCAGGCAGCCCACCTCCAGCCTAGCCCCGCAGGATGTCTGGTTCACCATGGCTGCCTGGCCCGGGGAGGGGCCTTCAGCTGCTGGGCGAGTAGGGGGAGAGAGGCATATAGTGGAGTCAGACATCTTGGCTCTGAGAAGCACCACCAGCCTTCAGGATGGGCACTTATCCCAAGCTCTAGGTGATGCCCCAGTCCCACCAAGATATAGGGGGCGTGCACCAGCCTAACCCCTGGGAAAGACTGTTGAGGAGGAGGAGTAGTCCTAAGAGTCTCCAGCCTAGTACTGATCATACGTAATGTCTGAAAGACCGTTGGGGATGGGAGGTATTAGGAAATTAGACTCTATCCTGTATTCCTACTCCTATTAGTCCACATCATGTGACCCCTTCAGCTGACAAGTGGGCAGCAACTGCCAGACTCGGACTGGGTGCCCTTGGAGTTTTCCGCAGCCCTAGTCAAATGTCCACTTACTCTTCTGAGAGCTGCCAGCCTGCATCAGCTGGTCCTCGTATGGCAGCTCTCCCAGGTCTCTCTTCTCTATAAGTTTGGGGGCTCTAAGCCAGGCTAGGGACCCTGACTGAGCAGGGTTCAGTAGGAGAATCAGAATCTGTGTAAGTGTTTAGGGCTGGTTGGGTGGGCTGTGCACCCATACCACCACCTTCCTCCTCATTCCCACCACCTTCCTCCTCATTCCCATTCCCCtactttttttccattcagaGTAGGTTATTTTAGCCTAGGCATCCCAGAGAACTACTGCTGGGTTTAACTGGGGTTCTTGCCAGGTAGGTGAGCTCAAGGAGGTGAAGGCATGTGGTAGGGCAGGCACCTCTCTCCAAGGTAGGCTGCCATCTTTGGGTATCATCCTGTCTCTGCTGCCAGCTTCCTGTGTGAGCCTGGGCTGGGCTCCAGCTTCCTCCACAAGGAGGAGACTAGACCCTCTCCTGTCCTTGGGGGCAGCtgtgaggaagaggaaacagctAAGGAGCTGAATGATGTCTGGTGGGAGGATACTGCTATAGGGACACCCTGTTGAGGGCAAAATCCCTTAGTTCTCTCTCGTCCATGCCTGGCCTAGGGGCTGGGAGGCCTGAGGCAGGCTGCCAAGATAGCCACCACAGGGTGACAAGCCCTGAGACTGGGAGTGGATGTCCCCTCTCTCcctagaaggagggaggggctaAGGCTTGGCGAGAAGACACTACAAACACACCTAAGACAATTCTCCATCCAGAACATAGCTTTTCCTGCCTGTAGGCTGGCAGCATTGGAAATAGTTCCTCAGGGTCGCTGGCCAAGCCCAGGAAGTGAGGTTGGAGAAGAGGAAGCATCTGAGTGGGTCTCAACCTCTTGCCCCTACATGCCTCCTTTGCTGCTGGAAGCCAGGATGACCTGTTCAGTGGAAGACCCTGACTTCTGGGCATTGTTCCTAAAGCACTTGAGGTCACAGCCATGTCCACATAACTCCCCCCATGtatggaaggggagagaaagccaGAGCTGTTTCATGccatgctcaaggtcacccagctggagCTGAAGTAGACGCTTCAGAGGTCAGGACATCCTGGCTCTGTGCTGCCGGCTCCTGGAGGCAACAGGTAGATGCTTCgcaagaagggagggaggaaaacaagAGGACAGGACTACATGCATTTAGCGCCTGGGACATCCAGCACGGCATAGGCTTCGTGGACTCCCCCACAATAGCCTACCCGTCAAGGTGCCATAATAGGGCGCCATCCTATTCCCTTTCAGGGCCTTCCCTTccccatgaccccctccttgaCTCACCTTGACCTTCCTGTCATCTGCTGTTGTCTCATCGAACTCCACTCCCAGCTTGAAGCTGATTGCCGTGTTCTTGAAGGTGCTTTGCGTTTTTACGGTGATTGTGTCCCCATTCACTTCGATGATTGTGGTAGGCTTAGTCATGTTGCCCACCTGCCTGGTAGCAAAACCCACacctgagggcagagggaaggttATGAGTAAGAGCTGGAGCAGAGAGGTAGGGTGCAAGGAGCTCAGTGAACAACTCTCAGGCCTGgatgtggggaagggggaagaggagggcaaGAACTTTCAAAGATTTTGCGTggccattttaaaattcagtcttcCTCCTAGCTCTGTGAGGTGGAGAGACTGCTGACCGCATTAGACAGATGAGAAACTTAAGGGACAGACATGCCTcacagaaagtggcagagctgagatcaaAATAAGCCACTGTTAAGTGCTTTCTGTGTGGCAAAAACTGCACGTGTAATCTTCAGTCCATCCAGTCTCCCTGAAGGACCAATGACGTTATTATCTCTGCAGGTGCAAAAACTGACAATAGTTGAGGCCCAGGGTCACAAatctggaattcaaacccagggtGTCTGAGTGCAGAGCTCACTTAACTGCTCAGCTGTACTGCCTCCCAAGACTGGAGCACAAGGCTCCCTTTCAGGGCACCTGAGCAGCTCTCAAGGCACAGGCTGAGGGAGAAAGTAGATTAATGTGGACTTTGCCTTCCAGGCTTTATGGACAAGAATTTCCCACCTTTGGAAGTTTTACCCTGAGACACTGGTGCTCTTTCCCCCATATATGGtaacaaagatattttcaaagcCTCTTCTCCATGATGTAGGAGGCGGGCAGAGGGGAGTGTTCATCTCAGTGTACAGACCTAGGAGAGGCCTAAAGTAGTAGGCAGTCAAGACTCCAGTCCAGGTCTCCTGGCCCCTGGTCTAAGGCCCTGTGGGGACCCCTCGGGACCCAAGCATGGCTTCCCTGGGTGCTGGGCAAAGGTCTGAGTGCTGCGAGAGGGTGTGGAACAAAGAGCCCTACAGGTCGTGGCTTCCCTGAGATCTGTCCTTTTACCTCCAACCTCCCCTCTACTCCCAGCAGCCTCTACTGAGCTGTCCtccaagggcagaggctgtgATGAGGTGGTGGGTGGTAAGTCCTCAAACGTGCCTGGCTATGTGGGTTGTTTTATTTAATGCTTATAACAGCCCTGAAAGATGAGCTTTATTATTCCCAATTAAGAAATGATGCTTACagagtgaagtgacttgcccaaagtcaaagAGTAAGTAGCTGACCTAGACGTGAATTTAAGCTCTAAAACTGTTCACTGTTCCTCCTGGGCCATTCTGCCTCCCAGCATGTAATTCATCCAGGCCCTAAGGCCACCAAGTGTGCCTGAGATGACTAGTACTCACTAGGCTGAGCGTCTTTGTCCCCTGAGAACTCTTGGTCTAAAACAAGAGGGGCACAGGCAGCCTCTGCAGCTGTGCAGCTGCTGGCCCACCTTCCTGGCCACTGAGGGCCTTGGCCTTGTCCCCTGCTATCAGAGTGAGTCAGGCCAATCCCatccccagcacagagcagggcctTGTCGCTGCACAAGGAGCTCTGTTTACTTAGGACCTACCTAGAGGTGTGGAGTATTTGAGGAAGGAAAGCACTGTGGAGTAGGTGAGGGACTGAGCTAAGAGAAACTTACAGAATTAGGAGACTTGGGAAAAGCTGGGTTCTACTGAGAAGTGAAGCTGAAGCTATTTCCTGAGAAAGCTGAGGAGGGTCTTTTCTCTCCCCTGGGCCCCTCATCTTTTCCGTCTGTACAACAAGCAGGCTGGATGGATTTTCAGCACCCTAGCCCAAGCTGGGGCAAAATAAAGGAGCAAGGGTGTTAAGGATGTTGCAACTCACTTCAGGGACACAGGTCTTCTGTTCTAATGTCTGCTGGAAGAGGTTTGGGAGAGGAACTAGCTCTGGTCATTCCAACTTCCCCAACAGCTGCCCAGCAGGGCCCCCTGCTTCTCCAAGAATGACTTCCTTCCTGGAGTCATTGGGCATAGTGCCCAGCATAGAGTAGGGGCAGTTGAGCGCTTTGGTTTGGCCTCAAGAGCCAACACTTGTGGTCCTTATTTCAGGGGGCAAGAACAGAGTGGGGAGGTGCCTGGAGTGAACCAACCCTTCTTTTGGCATGTGCTGTCATCCTGCCCCCgttccctgggaggaaggcaTGGTACCTAGCTCAGTCATGAACAGCCATCCTGTTTTCCCTATCCCAGCTGGGGGGAGGCTAGGATAATCTCAAAGCTGGGGATTCCAGAGAAAGGATATCACCCTCTCTTGTCTAAACCCCTATCAGGAGGGGAAGGGCTGAGGTCAATCATTAGTTAAGCAGTTCTTACCAttcccacccccagggcccaTAGTGGGATCTGCTCTGGGTTGCCAGTCTAGAAATCTAGGCTTTCATATCAGCTCTGCTATGGAAGTGATATGACAAGTTTCTACTttttctgggtctcagcttctccatctgtcaaACCAGGTAAGGTATGGGGATCTCCAAAGTTCTCCTCTGCAAGATTCTTTGACTATTCATTCTTCCCCATCCCAGCACCACATCCTCCTAGACCAAAGACCCTCCCTGCCTTTGCCAGGTCTTGGCTCTGCTCCAGACCCCTTTGCTGCACCCCTCCACCAGACACCTACCCAATGAATGGTGATCCTCGGGTTGCAGCTGGTGATAGGGTCTCTTGTTCTACCCTACCACTAGGCTGAGTGATTAAAGCCTGGTTACACACCACTGCAGGACAGAGACTGGCTAGTGAGAAAGAGGGCACCGTCCAGTGAAAATCCTTTACCCTACTAACCCAACATAGAGGGGCAGGAGTTGTTGCTAACTGTGCAGGCCCCAGTCTTACTTCTCCTCATATCCCATTCATCATGGTTCCGCCTTTATCTTCCACCTCCCAGGGATTCCCTACTTCTTTAGACCATTGGACACGCCTATCCACCCCATTCCCATTCCGTGCTCAGTCTCCAGTTCCTAAACCACCCAagcttctgttcttttcctcccCTAGCTAGTCTCCCACTTTCTGGGATcagtgctttctttccttttatccaaACCCGCCCCCTACCTCCAGATCATATACCCTTCTTCCTCGAAAgcgcctcccttcccccacaccgACCGACACAGCTGCCTCCTtgctcctccttccctgggaatcCCTCTTGCCAGGTTCAGACAATGATAGCCCCCTCCCAACAGGCTTCGCACGTCCTAGCCCTGGCTGCCGCATTTTCCGCGTCCTGAGATTCCCCAACCTTGACCCGGAGGGATGCAGAGGCCTGCAGGTACTAGCCAGGGCTGGAGCCCTGCTCCACGCCGGGCTCGCGGCCAGCTCCCTTCAGCCCAGCATCCTCAGCCCAGCATCCTGAGCCGCCCTTACCTAGTGACTTCATGTAGTCATCGAAATTCTTGCTGTCCACTAGCTTCCAGGTGCCCACGAACGCGTCCACCATGGTGAGACTAGGCTGAAAAAGAAGAGGCAACAGAGCAGGCGTGTAAGGACTCTGGGACCGGCGGCTCCCAGCGCGCGCTGCCGCTTTAAATGGCCCCTGCATCACGTGACGGGGCGTGGCCCACACCCCCGCTCCCGAAATAGGAAGCCCCAGGTTGGCGCTCACTCTCCAGGGGCTGACCGCCCATCCCCCAACCCGCCAAAGTGGGAAGGGGCAGCCAGTGGCGCCCAGCTCGCCTGCGTCAGCGCGGATCCCCGGGCTCCGAGTCCCTGCCCCGGGCTGGCAGCACCTGCTCCCTTTCCTGGCCTCAAGGCGCTCTTAGGAATCTGAGAAGGAAGCAACTGGGGGCGCTGTGCCCGCGAGCTGGGGCGCACGCCGCGGACATCTTCCGCTCCTCCCCGAGCTTGGGGTCGGAACAGAGATCAGAGACTAGAGGCGAAAGGAAACTCGCCCCTGGGCTGATGCCCAAGCTGGGAAAGCTCTGGCCCACTCTTCGCGGCGCAGGCATCGTGGTCTTCATTTAACAGGTGAGGAGTCCGAGGCTCAGAGGGGGACTGACAAGGTCACAAGAAATAAGGAGAGGGTGTGTTGGAATCCAGATCGCAAGCCTGGTCTAGCTGGCCCCAGACCCCATGATCTCCTGCCACCCCCCACTGCCCCGTGGCTGGGAGAGTCACCAGGGGCAGCGTGTGCCCTCCGCCTCCTCCGGGCAAAAGCGTGACCCTTCCGGTCGCGCGGCGCCTGCTCCCACACGTGCTCGCCCCTCCCCGCAGAATGCCTCCCGCGCGCGCCTTTCCGCCCGGCGGTCCAActcccccctccaccctgccAATGCTCCAGGCTTTTCTGACCTTTGCGCACAGCTACGAGCGTTTCCTCCGGTCGGCGGTTCCCTCTTCACCCTACTTCAGAAATTCTGCCTTTCCAGCCAGCTCTTCAAGGCTCAAGGACACCTCCCCGTTATGCCTGACTGCTGCGGCTCCCACCTGCCGCCCTTTCTCCGACCTCTACACACCAGGAAGCAGCCGCACTTTCAGAGACCGGCAGTCACCTCCTGTAAAGACCTTGTTTGACACTTTACAGTTTCAAAAGCACTGTTAATAAGATCCACCTTGTATGGATGTTTATTGCATGCTGAGGG includes the following:
- the FABP3 gene encoding fatty acid-binding protein, heart: MVDAFVGTWKLVDSKNFDDYMKSLGVGFATRQVGNMTKPTTIIEVNGDTITVKTQSTFKNTAISFKLGVEFDETTADDRKVKSTVTLDGGKLVHLQKWNGQESTLVRELVDGKLILTLTHGSVVSTRTYEKEA